In Rissa tridactyla isolate bRisTri1 chromosome 23, bRisTri1.patW.cur.20221130, whole genome shotgun sequence, the following are encoded in one genomic region:
- the LOC128900985 gene encoding translation initiation factor IF-2-like yields METPSGWAAPGGKGRPRGDKGAGGSAGKEGGSRGRRGPGGPSRGAQKVGAESGEDGARSRGSFVWGREGARRAAPPPPPLPPSWPASGRGPGPAGPVPLWRGEPGGPVRGGRDTRGGRSCKKTPSCGRKRAETKTWGAAEGAPQYLRLSERTPVSVHLSARPGEKVTFKDQALSQDQDTSRFQFIRSREIRLRLGHPTLPSSTFPPASMPRGTPAETPPLTGFPVSGGKPVPLSQLLVPRWARLVLLERCPSPGLQPVAEPP; encoded by the exons ATGGAAACCCCGTCCGGCTGGGCCGCCCCGGGCGGAAAGGGCAGGCCGAGAGGGGACAAAGGAGCCGGGGGAAGTGccggaaaggagggaggaagccGAGGTAGAAGAGGCCCGGGCGGGCCCAGCCGAGGAGCGCAGAAAGTTGGAGCTGAGAGCGGAGAAGACGGAGCCCGGAGCCGCGGGAGCTTTGTGTGGGGCCGGGAAGGCGCCCGgagagccgccccccccccccccccccttcctccatcTTGGCCGGCctcggggcgggggccggggccggcggggcctgTCCCGCTGTggcggggggaaccgggggggCCGGTTCGGGGGGGCCGGGACACCCGAGGTGGCCGAAGCTGCAAGAAGACACCAAGTTGTGGAAGGAAAAGAGCTGAAACCAAGACCTGGGGAGCGGCAGAGGGGGCGCCTCAGTACCTCAGGCTGAGCGAGC GGACCCCAGTCTCCGTCCATCTTTCTGCACGCCCTGGAGAGAAGGTTACCTTCAAAGATCAAGCCTTATCCCAGGACCAGGACACATCACGATTTCAGTTCATCAGGAGCAGAGAAATACGTTTGCGTTTGGGTCACCCAACACTCCCTTCCTCAACCTTTCCGCCTGCGAGCATGCCGCGCGGCACGCCTGCCGAGACCCCCCCATTGACGGGATTTCCAGTCTCTGGTGGAAAACCAGTCCCTCTCTCTCAGCTGCTG gtgcctcgttGGGCGCGTCTGgtgctgctcgagagatgccccagcccaggtttgcagccggtGGCGGAGCCCCCCTGA